Proteins encoded in a region of the Anguilla anguilla isolate fAngAng1 chromosome 10, fAngAng1.pri, whole genome shotgun sequence genome:
- the poc5 gene encoding centrosomal protein POC5 isoform X1, whose product MSSDEGEVSSPVLPKDSDRGSSVSSELQDEYEELLRYAVVTPRFDAAAFRQSQLSMQQSADGRVSEAVGDALSERSHELRDALSVHSHGSVSETEDRKSSDQEPELNRASPMKSDPGASGVDDVSEKSPVESEAESERGFARSGRSSSPELLVSMVTKMFVTEENLGRMENILDTWSNNLKVNVMDELRKWKVTFVEQHRLELRKEKEKHAAHVAGLTAEMDGLKELLNTYETSNQRKDQVISTLMQRVERERERVEMMRTFTRWRLQQSNARDEAHGWRLAEQHHRLQLKRKVWAGWHSLIQSRWRERVERACQARAEEVCVRLSADYDAKLAEAREALERARVEIRRLQQERERYEESMRKAFMRGVCALNIEAMSMFHAPDDRQERDVPTPRDEPGSSSSVRFQAPPTSSVRFSPAPSESPPPPPLQSDSEDMFVSQSGSAAGPSRTDGLPSTTVVDSVLPPGGTVTSHRQVAPPLQPSAHMVTSGQQKAAKTITARVTGRADLGKAGRVSTQLAVMGVAPPMSSVIVERHHPVTQLTVGQATAARFPRPSPSAGPPSSRSFPHRARGPSASQINSIIVVE is encoded by the exons ATGTCTTCAGATGAAGGTGAGGTTAGCAGCCCTGTTCTACCAAAAGATTCTGATCGTGGCAGTTCCGTGTCTTCTGAGTTACAG GATGAATATGAGGAGCTGCTCCGCTACGCCGTCGTCACCCCCAGATTTGACGCTGCTGCGTTTCGGCAGTCGCAGCTCTCCATGCAGCAGTCCGCGGACGGGCGGGTTTCTGAGGCGGTGGGGGACGCCCTCTCTGAGCGTTCACACGAGCTGAGGGACGCCCTCTCAGTGCATTCACACG gctcCGTGTCTGAAACTGAAGACAGGAAGAGTTCTGACCAGGAGCCGGAGTTGAACAGAGCCTCTCCGATGAAGTCGGACCCCGGGGCAAGTGGAG TCGATGATGTATCCGAGAAGTCCCCCGTGGAGTCTGAGGCCGAGTCGGAGAGGGGGTTTGCTCGGTCGGGCAGGAGCAGCAGTCCAGAACtcctggtttccatggtgaccaAGATGTTTGTCACTGAGGAGAACTTGGGCAGGATGGAGAACATTCTGGACACCTGGAGCAATAACCTGAAG GTGAACGTGATGGACGAGTTGCGGAAATGGAAGGTGACCTTTGTGGAGCAGCACAGGCTGGAGTtgaggaaggagaaggagaagcatGCGGCCCACGTGGCCGGCCTGACTGCGGAGATGGACGGCCTGAAGGAGCTGCTGAACACCTACGAGACCTCCAATCAGAGGAAAGACCAG GTGATCAGTACTCTGATGcagagggtggagagggagagagaaagggtggagATGATGAGGACCTTCACTCGGTGGAGGCTGCAGCAAAGCAACGCCCGGGATGAg GCTCACGGGTGGAGGCTGGCGGAGCAGCACCACCGCCTGCAGCTGAAGAGGAAGGTGTGGGCGGGCTGGCACTCGCTCATCCAGTCCAGGTGGAGGGAGCGGGTGGAGAGGGCGTGCCAGGCGCGGGCGGAGGAGGTCTGCGTGCGGCTGTCGGCGGACTACGACGCCAAGCTGGcggag GCGAGGGAGGCGCTAGAGAGGGCCCGGGTGGAGATCCGGAGGCTGCAGCAAGAGCGGGAGCGCTACGAGGAGTCCATGCGCAAGGCCTTCATGCGCGGGGTGTGCGCCCTCAACATCGAGGCCATGAGCATGTTCCACGCGCCGGACGACAGGCAGGAGAGAG ATGTCCCCACCCCGCGGGACGAGCCCGGCTCCAGCTCCTCGGTCCGcttccaggccccgcccacatcctCTGTTCGGTTCAGCCCTGCCCCGTCTgagtctcctccccctccccccctccagagCGACTCTGAGGACATG TTTGTGTCCCAGTCTGGATCTGCCGCTGGTCCCTCCAGAACAGATGGGCTCCCCTCCACTACGGTGGTGGACAGCGTcctgccaccagggggcactgtAACCTCCCACAGACAG GTCGCCCCTCCCCTTCAGCCCAGCGCACACATGGTGACGTCCGGCCAGCAGAAAGCCGCCAAGACCATCACGGCTCGCGTCACCGGCCGCGCGGACCTGGGCAAGGCCGGCCGCGTGTCCACCCAGCTCGCCGTCATGGGCGTGGCCCCGCCCATGAGCTCCGTCATTGTGGAGCGACATCATCctgtcacacag CTGACTGTAGGTCAGGCGACGGCGGCCCGCTTTCCCCGGCCCTCCCCGTCCGCGGGCCCCCCCAGCTCCCGAAGCTTCCCTCACAGAGCCAGAGGACCCTCGGCCTCGCAGATCAACTCCATCATCGTGGTGGAGTGA
- the poc5 gene encoding centrosomal protein POC5 isoform X2 — MSSDEGEVSSPVLPKDSDRGSSVSSELQDEYEELLRYAVVTPRFDAAAFRQSQLSMQQSADGRVSEAVGDALSERSHELRDALSVHSHGSVSETEDRKSSDQEPELNRASPMKSDPGASGVDDVSEKSPVESEAESERGFARSGRSSSPELLVSMVTKMFVTEENLGRMENILDTWSNNLKVNVMDELRKWKVTFVEQHRLELRKEKEKHAAHVAGLTAEMDGLKELLNTYETSNQRKDQVISTLMQRVERERERVEMMRTFTRWRLQQSNARDEAHGWRLAEQHHRLQLKRKVWAGWHSLIQSRWRERVERACQARAEEVCVRLSADYDAKLAEAREALERARVEIRRLQQERERYEESMRKAFMRGVCALNIEAMSMFHAPDDRQERDVPTPRDEPGSSSSVRFQAPPTSSVRFSPAPSESPPPPPLQSDSEDMFVSQSGSAAGPSRTDGLPSTTVVDSVLPPGGTVTSHRQVAPPLQPSAHMVTSGQQKAAKTITARVTGRADLGKAGRVSTQLAVMGVAPPMSSVIVERHHPVTQLTVGQATAARFPRPSPSAGPPSSRSFPHRARGPSASQINSIIVVE; from the exons ATGTCTTCAGATGAAGGTGAGGTTAGCAGCCCTGTTCTACCAAAAGATTCTGATCGTGGCAGTTCCGTGTCTTCTGAGTTACAG GATGAATATGAGGAGCTGCTCCGCTACGCCGTCGTCACCCCCAGATTTGACGCTGCTGCGTTTCGGCAGTCGCAGCTCTCCATGCAGCAGTCCGCGGACGGGCGGGTTTCTGAGGCGGTGGGGGACGCCCTCTCTGAGCGTTCACACGAGCTGAGGGACGCCCTCTCAGTGCATTCACACG gctcCGTGTCTGAAACTGAAGACAGGAAGAGTTCTGACCAGGAGCCGGAGTTGAACAGAGCCTCTCCGATGAAGTCGGACCCCGGGGCAAGTGGAG TCGATGATGTATCCGAGAAGTCCCCCGTGGAGTCTGAGGCCGAGTCGGAGAGGGGGTTTGCTCGGTCGGGCAGGAGCAGCAGTCCAGAACtcctggtttccatggtgaccaAGATGTTTGTCACTGAGGAGAACTTGGGCAGGATGGAGAACATTCTGGACACCTGGAGCAATAACCTGAAG GTGAACGTGATGGACGAGTTGCGGAAATGGAAGGTGACCTTTGTGGAGCAGCACAGGCTGGAGTtgaggaaggagaaggagaagcatGCGGCCCACGTGGCCGGCCTGACTGCGGAGATGGACGGCCTGAAGGAGCTGCTGAACACCTACGAGACCTCCAATCAGAGGAAAGACCAG GTGATCAGTACTCTGATGcagagggtggagagggagagagaaagggtggagATGATGAGGACCTTCACTCGGTGGAGGCTGCAGCAAAGCAACGCCCGGGATGAg GCTCACGGGTGGAGGCTGGCGGAGCAGCACCACCGCCTGCAGCTGAAGAGGAAGGTGTGGGCGGGCTGGCACTCGCTCATCCAGTCCAGGTGGAGGGAGCGGGTGGAGAGGGCGTGCCAGGCGCGGGCGGAGGAGGTCTGCGTGCGGCTGTCGGCGGACTACGACGCCAAGCTGGcggag GCGAGGGAGGCGCTAGAGAGGGCCCGGGTGGAGATCCGGAGGCTGCAGCAAGAGCGGGAGCGCTACGAGGAGTCCATGCGCAAGGCCTTCATGCGCGGGGTGTGCGCCCTCAACATCGAGGCCATGAGCATGTTCCACGCGCCGGACGACAGGCAGGAGAGAG ATGTCCCCACCCCGCGGGACGAGCCCGGCTCCAGCTCCTCGGTCCGcttccaggccccgcccacatcctCTGTTCGGTTCAGCCCTGCCCCGTCTgagtctcctccccctccccccctccagagCGACTCTGAGGACATG TTTGTGTCCCAGTCTGGATCTGCCGCTGGTCCCTCCAGAACAGATGGGCTCCCCTCCACTACGGTGGTGGACAGCGTcctgccaccagggggcactgtAACCTCCCACAGACAG GTCGCCCCTCCCCTTCAGCCCAGCGCACACATGGTGACGTCCGGCCAGCAGAAAGCCGCCAAGACCATCACGGCTCGCGTCACCGGCCGCGCGGACCTGGGCAAGGCCGGCCGCGTGTCCACCCAGCTCGCCGTCATGGGCGTGGCCCCGCCCATGAGCTCCGTCATTGTGGAGCGAC ATCACCCCGTCACACAG CTGACTGTAGGTCAGGCGACGGCGGCCCGCTTTCCCCGGCCCTCCCCGTCCGCGGGCCCCCCCAGCTCCCGAAGCTTCCCTCACAGAGCCAGAGGACCCTCGGCCTCGCAGATCAACTCCATCATCGTGGTGGAGTGA
- the poc5 gene encoding centrosomal protein POC5 isoform X3, which yields MSSDEGEVSSPVLPKDSDRGSSVSSELQDEYEELLRYAVVTPRFDAAAFRQSQLSMQQSADGRVSEAVGDALSERSHELRDALSVHSHGSVSETEDRKSSDQEPELNRASPMKSDPGASGVDDVSEKSPVESEAESERGFARSGRSSSPELLVSMVTKMFVTEENLGRMENILDTWSNNLKVNVMDELRKWKVTFVEQHRLELRKEKEKHAAHVAGLTAEMDGLKELLNTYETSNQRKDQVISTLMQRVERERERVEMMRTFTRWRLQQSNARDEAHGWRLAEQHHRLQLKRKVWAGWHSLIQSRWRERVERACQARAEEVCVRLSADYDAKLAEAREALERARVEIRRLQQERERYEESMRKAFMRGVCALNIEAMSMFHAPDDRQERDVPTPRDEPGSSSSVRFQAPPTSSVRFSPAPSESPPPPPLQSDSEDMFVSQSGSAAGPSRTDGLPSTTVVDSVLPPGGTVTSHRQPSAHMVTSGQQKAAKTITARVTGRADLGKAGRVSTQLAVMGVAPPMSSVIVERHHPVTQLTVGQATAARFPRPSPSAGPPSSRSFPHRARGPSASQINSIIVVE from the exons ATGTCTTCAGATGAAGGTGAGGTTAGCAGCCCTGTTCTACCAAAAGATTCTGATCGTGGCAGTTCCGTGTCTTCTGAGTTACAG GATGAATATGAGGAGCTGCTCCGCTACGCCGTCGTCACCCCCAGATTTGACGCTGCTGCGTTTCGGCAGTCGCAGCTCTCCATGCAGCAGTCCGCGGACGGGCGGGTTTCTGAGGCGGTGGGGGACGCCCTCTCTGAGCGTTCACACGAGCTGAGGGACGCCCTCTCAGTGCATTCACACG gctcCGTGTCTGAAACTGAAGACAGGAAGAGTTCTGACCAGGAGCCGGAGTTGAACAGAGCCTCTCCGATGAAGTCGGACCCCGGGGCAAGTGGAG TCGATGATGTATCCGAGAAGTCCCCCGTGGAGTCTGAGGCCGAGTCGGAGAGGGGGTTTGCTCGGTCGGGCAGGAGCAGCAGTCCAGAACtcctggtttccatggtgaccaAGATGTTTGTCACTGAGGAGAACTTGGGCAGGATGGAGAACATTCTGGACACCTGGAGCAATAACCTGAAG GTGAACGTGATGGACGAGTTGCGGAAATGGAAGGTGACCTTTGTGGAGCAGCACAGGCTGGAGTtgaggaaggagaaggagaagcatGCGGCCCACGTGGCCGGCCTGACTGCGGAGATGGACGGCCTGAAGGAGCTGCTGAACACCTACGAGACCTCCAATCAGAGGAAAGACCAG GTGATCAGTACTCTGATGcagagggtggagagggagagagaaagggtggagATGATGAGGACCTTCACTCGGTGGAGGCTGCAGCAAAGCAACGCCCGGGATGAg GCTCACGGGTGGAGGCTGGCGGAGCAGCACCACCGCCTGCAGCTGAAGAGGAAGGTGTGGGCGGGCTGGCACTCGCTCATCCAGTCCAGGTGGAGGGAGCGGGTGGAGAGGGCGTGCCAGGCGCGGGCGGAGGAGGTCTGCGTGCGGCTGTCGGCGGACTACGACGCCAAGCTGGcggag GCGAGGGAGGCGCTAGAGAGGGCCCGGGTGGAGATCCGGAGGCTGCAGCAAGAGCGGGAGCGCTACGAGGAGTCCATGCGCAAGGCCTTCATGCGCGGGGTGTGCGCCCTCAACATCGAGGCCATGAGCATGTTCCACGCGCCGGACGACAGGCAGGAGAGAG ATGTCCCCACCCCGCGGGACGAGCCCGGCTCCAGCTCCTCGGTCCGcttccaggccccgcccacatcctCTGTTCGGTTCAGCCCTGCCCCGTCTgagtctcctccccctccccccctccagagCGACTCTGAGGACATG TTTGTGTCCCAGTCTGGATCTGCCGCTGGTCCCTCCAGAACAGATGGGCTCCCCTCCACTACGGTGGTGGACAGCGTcctgccaccagggggcactgtAACCTCCCACAGACAG CCCAGCGCACACATGGTGACGTCCGGCCAGCAGAAAGCCGCCAAGACCATCACGGCTCGCGTCACCGGCCGCGCGGACCTGGGCAAGGCCGGCCGCGTGTCCACCCAGCTCGCCGTCATGGGCGTGGCCCCGCCCATGAGCTCCGTCATTGTGGAGCGACATCATCctgtcacacag CTGACTGTAGGTCAGGCGACGGCGGCCCGCTTTCCCCGGCCCTCCCCGTCCGCGGGCCCCCCCAGCTCCCGAAGCTTCCCTCACAGAGCCAGAGGACCCTCGGCCTCGCAGATCAACTCCATCATCGTGGTGGAGTGA
- the ankdd1b gene encoding ankyrin repeat and death domain-containing protein 1B, whose protein sequence is MEKALALKSKMMNHPSLKRGTLSPKSWVTTENLKGFKEFILHKESDMGTDTSFDNVEMLLDTERDYMEAAKKNDIATMKLLGKSVNVNAKNVHDRTALHYAVAGRNKEAVELLLRRRAKLDLPDKHGVTAIHLAAWFGSLDILKLLVQGGAEQKVENQEGMNIMHCAAVNNHTDIVQYIVNDLQMKSLDKEDQTGNRPFALAAQHGCEEMLELLMEEPYSMATMEGDQNGNTPLHLAAKNGHLDVVQLLLRSFDTRDTVNKAGETALYLAVEGEHEDCVQALLDAGCDVNIVTAEKSSCLHPVSEKGHTPLVKLLIENGVDMNFQNQHQQAALHLAVKNSHIPVLHTLLESGCNVNVTDHRGQTALHIAAELGMVDIVEMILKTGTDLAIQDKQGKTALGVAARADMVIIVDMIIKAERYFAWQAGVENNETLHDEYPLTFKLDHRMETRQIRTTLWNLAYKLFKPHDWKTLARHWLFTEEQVAAIEEQWTGLKSYQEHGNRMMLIWLHGALYTHKSAAKALHEALLSVGNKSAADKIRLETTGVEAKKCTVS, encoded by the exons ATGGAGAAAGCCCTGGCTTTGAAATCGAAAATGATGAACCACCCCTCCCTGAAAAGGGGGACCTTGAGCCCCAAATCCTGGGTGACCACTGAGAACCTGAAGGGGTTCAAAGAATTTATACTGCATAAGGAGAGCGACATGGGCACCGACACAAGCTTTGACAATGTTGAGATGT TGCTGGATACAGAAAGGGATTACATGGAAGCGGCAAAGAAAAACGACATTGCCACCATGAAGCTTCTTGGGAAAAGTGTCAACGTCAACGCAAAAAACGTG CATGACCGGACGGCGCTCCACTACGCCGTGGCGGGTCGAAATAAGGAGGCGGTGGAGCTCCTGCTTCGGAGGAGAGCGAAGCTAGATCTTCCGGACAAG CATGGGGTGACCGCCATCCACCTGGCCGCCTGGTTTGGGAGTTTGGACATTCTAAAATTGCTTGTTCAAGGTGGAGCCGAGCAGAAGGTCGAAAACCAG GAGGGGATGAATATCATGCACTGTGCCGCTGTCAATAACCACACGGACATCGTGCAGTACATTGTGAACGACCTACAGATGAAATCACTGGATAAAGAAGACCAG acaggGAACAGACCCTTCGCACTGGCAGCTCAGCACGGTTGTGAGGAGATGCTGGAGTTGCTGATGGAGGAGCCGTACTCCATGGCCACCATGGAAGGAGACCAG AACGGGAATACGCCGTTACACCTGGCGGCCAAGAACGGCCACCTGGATGTGGTTCAGCTTCTGCTCCGGAGCTTCGACACCCGCGACACAGTCAATAAG GCTGgagagacagctctgtacctgGCTGTGGAGGGGGAACATGAGGACTGTGTGCAGGCGCTGCTGGATGCTGGCTGTGATGTGAACATCGTGACTGCG GAGAAAAGCAGCTGCTTGCATCCTGTGTCTGAAAAGGGCCACACCCCACTGGTAAAACTCCTCATTGAAAATGGAGTGGATATGAATTTTCAGAATCAG CACCAGCAGGCCGCTCTGCACCTGGCGGTGAAGAACAGCCACATCCCGGTGCTCCACACGCTCCTGGAGTCCGGCTGCAACGTCAACGTGACGGATCAC AGGGGTCAAACTGCCCTACATATTGCAGCAGAGCTGGGCATGGTTGACATAGTGGAGATGATCTTGAAAACTGGTACAGACCTGGCGATCCAAGACAAG CAAGGAAAGACAGCGCTGGGCGTGGCAGCCAGGGCGGACATGGTGATCATTGTGGATATGATCATTAAAGCAGAAAGATACTTTGCATGGCAG GCAGGCGTGGAAAATAACGAAACCCTTCATGACGAATATCCACTGACATTTAAATTAGACCACAGAATGGAGACCAGGCAGATCCGCACCACCCTCTGGAACCTGGCGTACAAACTGTTCAAGCCCCACGACTGGAAGACGCTGGCCAGGCACTGGCTCTTCACCGAAGAGCAGGTGGCGGCCATCGAGGAGCAGTGGACAG GCCTCAAGAGCTACCAGGAGCACGGAAACAGAATGATGTTAATCTGGCTCCACGGGGCACTTTATACACACAAGAGTGCCGCCAAAGCCCTGCATGAAGCTCTCCTTTCCGTAGGAAACAAAAGCGCAGCGG ACAAAATAAGGCTTGAAACCACTGGCGTTGAAGCCAAGAAATGCACCGTATCATAA